Below is a window of Candidatus Falkowbacteria bacterium DNA.
GATAAAAGCCAACGCCGGCACAATTGAATTCATAAACGGTTTTGGTAAGCCGGCAAAATAAAAAAACACAACTATAACAACATAGGTTAAAATCGCAATCACAATTTTCCGAAACCAACTGGTTTCCCATGCCTTGTCAGCTTCAACTCGGCGGTTACGTTTTTTGATTTGGATTATTTCCTTTTCCAGATCCATAATTATATTTAATTCTTATTCCTGAACCCTAAAACCTTAAAGCTTCCCTAACTCTTGAACCTTGAATCCTAAACCTTTAATGCAGATAGCTTTCCTTATAAAGCCAAGCGCTAAGGGTAGTTACAATTGTATAAATTGCTGCACCCAAAAAGCCGGCCCACCAAATAGTTATATCAAAGCCTTGGATAAAGGTTGCTACAAACCAAAAGACTAAAGCATTAATCACCAAATTGGATAAACCCAAAGTGATAATGTTAATTGGAAAAGTTATCAACTTTAATATCATCCCCGGAACAAAATTAACCAAACCAATTACCACCACTAATATCATGGCGTAATAAAGGCTGGCCACTTCAATTCCCGGGATAAAATAACCTATGGCCAATAAACCAACTGCGTTTATAAGCCAACGAAGAATCATGTACATATTAAATAAATCAAGAAAACAAGAAATCAAGAAAACAATTATAAAATACGTCCATAATTATTGCTTTTTTGCTTTTTTGCTTTTTTGCTTTTTTACAATTTTTGTTTTAATATAATCTTTCACTAGTCGCTCAACCCAACCGTGCTCATCAAGTAAGTCCAGGAAATAACGAGCTTCTCTGCTAACTTTGCGACGATTAAATAAATAAACAAGCTTAGCAATCCAATAATATACTATTATTAAAATTATTATTGTGTAAAGCACCCACCAAAACCAGTTGTTCTTCAAAGACCAAAACTGAATATTCAAGCGAACAGTATCATAACGAACATTTCCGTATTGATCCTCAACTTTTAGCTTAATGACATGTTCACCTTTATCAAAAAAATAACGA
It encodes the following:
- a CDS encoding phage holin family protein — encoded protein: MYMILRWLINAVGLLAIGYFIPGIEVASLYYAMILVVVIGLVNFVPGMILKLITFPINIITLGLSNLVINALVFWFVATFIQGFDITIWWAGFLGAAIYTIVTTLSAWLYKESYLH